In Corylus avellana chromosome ca2, CavTom2PMs-1.0, the following proteins share a genomic window:
- the LOC132171501 gene encoding BTB/POZ domain-containing protein At1g03010 isoform X1 — protein sequence MGVVTVGDLKPSISGKRSFRPSSSIRHATEWPISDVSSDLTVEVGASSLALHKFPLVSKSGRIRKLLLEAKDSKVSRINLPAVPGGPEAFELAAKFCYGVNVEITLSNVAMLRCTAHFLEMTEEFAEKNLESRTETYLKEMVLPNISTSISVLHRCESLLPISEEINLVSRLINAVASNACKEQLTSGLLKLDHHNFPTKSIPNMEPETPADWWGKSLTVLNLDFFQRVLSAVKSKGLKQDLISKILVNYAHNSLQGLVAKDPHLVKGNLLDLELQKKQRVIVEAMVSLLPTQSRKSPVPMAFLSSLLKTAIAASASTSCRSDLERRIGLQLDQAILEDILIPTNSHGNNHSTLYDTDSILRIFSMFLNLDEDDDDDSHLRDESDMAYDFDSPGSPKQSSILKVSKLLDNYLAEVALDSNLLPSKFISLAELLPDHARVVSDGLYRAVDIFLKFLLQVHPNIKDSERYRLCKTIDCQKLSQEACSHAAQNERLPVQMAVQVLYFEQIRLRNAMNGNHNQFFFGAINGQFPQRSGSGAGSGAISPRDNYASVRRENRELKLEVARMRMRLTDLEKDHVSMKQELVKTHPANRLFKSFTKKLSKLNSLFRINGIKPIGGKAHSESRFPFQKRRRHSVS from the exons ATGGGTGTTGTTACCGTTGGTGATTTGAAGCCAAGCATATCAGGGAAGAGATCATTTCGTCCAAGTTCCAGCATAAGGCATGCCACTGAATG gCCAATATCTGATGTTTCTAGTGATCTTACTGTTGAAGTTGGAGCCTCAAGCCTCGCCCTTCATAAG TTCCCTCTAGTTTCTAAGAGTGGAAGAATTCGGAAACTGCTGTTGGAAGCAAAAGATTCAAAAGTTTCACGCATAAATCTTCCTGCTGTTCCCGGTGGACCAGAGGCATTTGAACTAGCTGCAAAGTTCTGTTATGGAGTAAATGTTGAGATTACACTCTCAAATGTAGCTATGCTACGATGCACAGCTCATTTTCTGGAAATGACAGAGGAATTTGCAGAGAAAAATCTGGAAAGTAGAACTGAAACATATCTAAAGGAGATGGTGCTCCCCAATATATCAACCTCAATATCTGTTCTTCACCGTTGTGAAAGCCTATTGCCAATATCAGAGGAGATCAACCTGGTCAGCAGGCTTATCAATGCAGTTGCAAGTAATGCATGCAAAGAGCAGCTCACCTCAGGTTTGTTAAAACTTGATCACCATAACTTCCCTACAAAATCTATCCCAAACATGGAACCAGAAACACCAGCAGACTGGTGGGGAAAATCACTCACAGTGCTTAATCTTGATTTCTTCCAAAGGGTTCTGTCAGCAGTAAAATCCAAGGGTCTAAAACAGGATTTGATTAGCAAAATTTTGGTAAACTATGCCCATAATTCTCTTCAAGGACTCGTTGCCAAGGACCCCCACCTGGTCAAAGGAAATCTCTTGGATTTGGAATTGCAGAAGAAGCAAAGAGTCATTGTTGAAGCAATGGTTAGCTTACTACCAACACAATCAAGGAAGAGTCCTGTTCCAATGGCATTTCTTTCAAGTTTGTTGAAAACAGCGATAGCTGCATCAGCATCTACTTCGTGCAGATCGGATTTGGAGAGGCGAATTGGTCTGCAACTAGACCAGGCAATTCTAGAAGACATTTTAATACCCACAAATTCACATGGAAACAATCACAGCACACTTTATGATACAGATTCAATCTTGAGGATATTCTCCATGTTTCTGAACCTTGacgaggatgatgatgatgatagtCACTTGAGAGATGAAAGCGACATGGCATACGACTTTGACAGCCCTGGATCTCCTAAACAAAGTTCAATTCTCAAGGTATCAAAGTTATTGGACAATTATCTTGCAGAAGTTGCACTAGACTCAAACTTGCTGCCATCAAAGTTCATATCACTAGCAGAACTGCTTCCAGACCATGCTCGTGTAGTAAGTGATGGATTGTACAGAGCTGTGGATATCTTCCTCAAA ttCTTATTACAGGTTCATCCAAATATTAAGGACTCCGAGCGCTACCGACTTTGTAAAACAATTGACTGTCAGAAACTATCCCAAGAAGCCTGCAGCCATGCAGCACAGAATGAAAGGCTACCTGTGCAGATGGCTGTGCAAGTGTTATACTTTGAACAAATCCGGCTTCGGAATGCCATGAATGGGAATCACAACCAGTTCTTCTTCGGCGCAATCAATGGCCAGTTCCCTCAACGATCAGGCAGTGGTGCTGGAAGTGGAGCCATCTCACCAAGAGATAACTATGCATCAGTGAGAAGGGAGAACAGAGAACTGAAGCTTGAAGTTGCAAGAATGAGAATGAGGCTAACAGACTTAGAGAAGGACCATGTCTCCATGAAACAGGAGCTTGTAAAGACACATCCTGCCAATAGGCTATTTAAATCATTCACCAAAAAATTAAGCAAGCTGAATTCCCTGTTTCGGATTAATGGCATAAAGCCTATAGGAGGTAAGGCTCACTCAGAGAGTCGATTTCCATTTCAGAAGAGAAGGCGTCACTCAGTTTCATAA
- the LOC132171501 gene encoding BTB/POZ domain-containing protein At1g03010 isoform X2, with the protein MGVVTVGDLKPSISGKRSFRPSSSIRHATEWPISDVSSDLTVEVGASSLALHKFPLVSKSGRIRKLLLEAKDSKVSRINLPAVPGGPEAFELAAKFCYGVNVEITLSNVAMLRCTAHFLEMTEEFAEKNLESRTETYLKEMVLPNISTSISVLHRCESLLPISEEINLVSRLINAVASNACKEQLTSGLLKLDHHNFPTKSIPNMEPETPADWWGKSLTVLNLDFFQRVLSAVKSKGLKQDLISKILVNYAHNSLQGLVAKDPHLVKGNLLDLELQKKQRVIVEAMVSLLPTQSRKSPVPMAFLSSLLKTAIAASASTSCRSDLERRIGLQLDQAILEDILIPTNSHGNNHSTLYDTDSILRIFSMFLNLDEDDDDDSHLRDESDMAYDFDSPGSPKQSSILKVSKLLDNYLAEVALDSNLLPSKFISLAELLPDHARVVSDGLYRAVDIFLKVHPNIKDSERYRLCKTIDCQKLSQEACSHAAQNERLPVQMAVQVLYFEQIRLRNAMNGNHNQFFFGAINGQFPQRSGSGAGSGAISPRDNYASVRRENRELKLEVARMRMRLTDLEKDHVSMKQELVKTHPANRLFKSFTKKLSKLNSLFRINGIKPIGGKAHSESRFPFQKRRRHSVS; encoded by the exons ATGGGTGTTGTTACCGTTGGTGATTTGAAGCCAAGCATATCAGGGAAGAGATCATTTCGTCCAAGTTCCAGCATAAGGCATGCCACTGAATG gCCAATATCTGATGTTTCTAGTGATCTTACTGTTGAAGTTGGAGCCTCAAGCCTCGCCCTTCATAAG TTCCCTCTAGTTTCTAAGAGTGGAAGAATTCGGAAACTGCTGTTGGAAGCAAAAGATTCAAAAGTTTCACGCATAAATCTTCCTGCTGTTCCCGGTGGACCAGAGGCATTTGAACTAGCTGCAAAGTTCTGTTATGGAGTAAATGTTGAGATTACACTCTCAAATGTAGCTATGCTACGATGCACAGCTCATTTTCTGGAAATGACAGAGGAATTTGCAGAGAAAAATCTGGAAAGTAGAACTGAAACATATCTAAAGGAGATGGTGCTCCCCAATATATCAACCTCAATATCTGTTCTTCACCGTTGTGAAAGCCTATTGCCAATATCAGAGGAGATCAACCTGGTCAGCAGGCTTATCAATGCAGTTGCAAGTAATGCATGCAAAGAGCAGCTCACCTCAGGTTTGTTAAAACTTGATCACCATAACTTCCCTACAAAATCTATCCCAAACATGGAACCAGAAACACCAGCAGACTGGTGGGGAAAATCACTCACAGTGCTTAATCTTGATTTCTTCCAAAGGGTTCTGTCAGCAGTAAAATCCAAGGGTCTAAAACAGGATTTGATTAGCAAAATTTTGGTAAACTATGCCCATAATTCTCTTCAAGGACTCGTTGCCAAGGACCCCCACCTGGTCAAAGGAAATCTCTTGGATTTGGAATTGCAGAAGAAGCAAAGAGTCATTGTTGAAGCAATGGTTAGCTTACTACCAACACAATCAAGGAAGAGTCCTGTTCCAATGGCATTTCTTTCAAGTTTGTTGAAAACAGCGATAGCTGCATCAGCATCTACTTCGTGCAGATCGGATTTGGAGAGGCGAATTGGTCTGCAACTAGACCAGGCAATTCTAGAAGACATTTTAATACCCACAAATTCACATGGAAACAATCACAGCACACTTTATGATACAGATTCAATCTTGAGGATATTCTCCATGTTTCTGAACCTTGacgaggatgatgatgatgatagtCACTTGAGAGATGAAAGCGACATGGCATACGACTTTGACAGCCCTGGATCTCCTAAACAAAGTTCAATTCTCAAGGTATCAAAGTTATTGGACAATTATCTTGCAGAAGTTGCACTAGACTCAAACTTGCTGCCATCAAAGTTCATATCACTAGCAGAACTGCTTCCAGACCATGCTCGTGTAGTAAGTGATGGATTGTACAGAGCTGTGGATATCTTCCTCAAA GTTCATCCAAATATTAAGGACTCCGAGCGCTACCGACTTTGTAAAACAATTGACTGTCAGAAACTATCCCAAGAAGCCTGCAGCCATGCAGCACAGAATGAAAGGCTACCTGTGCAGATGGCTGTGCAAGTGTTATACTTTGAACAAATCCGGCTTCGGAATGCCATGAATGGGAATCACAACCAGTTCTTCTTCGGCGCAATCAATGGCCAGTTCCCTCAACGATCAGGCAGTGGTGCTGGAAGTGGAGCCATCTCACCAAGAGATAACTATGCATCAGTGAGAAGGGAGAACAGAGAACTGAAGCTTGAAGTTGCAAGAATGAGAATGAGGCTAACAGACTTAGAGAAGGACCATGTCTCCATGAAACAGGAGCTTGTAAAGACACATCCTGCCAATAGGCTATTTAAATCATTCACCAAAAAATTAAGCAAGCTGAATTCCCTGTTTCGGATTAATGGCATAAAGCCTATAGGAGGTAAGGCTCACTCAGAGAGTCGATTTCCATTTCAGAAGAGAAGGCGTCACTCAGTTTCATAA
- the LOC132171501 gene encoding BTB/POZ domain-containing protein At1g03010 isoform X3 — protein MGVVTVGDLKPSISGKRSFRPSSSIRHATEWPISDVSSDLTVEVGASSLALHKFPLVSKSGRIRKLLLEAKDSKVSRINLPAVPGGPEAFELAAKFCYGVNVEITLSNVAMLRCTAHFLEMTEEFAEKNLESRTETYLKEMVLPNISTSISVLHRCESLLPISEEINLVSRLINAVASNACKEQLTSGLLKLDHHNFPTKSIPNMEPETPADWWGKSLTVLNLDFFQRVLSAVKSKGLKQDLISKILVNYAHNSLQGLVAKDPHLVKGNLLDLELQKKQRVIVEAMVSLLPTQSRKSPVPMAFLSSLLKTAIAASASTSCRSDLERRIGLQLDQAILEDILIPTNSHGNNHSTLYDTDSILRIFSMFLNLDEDDDDDSHLRDESDMAYDFDSPGSPKQSSILKVSKLLDNYLAEVALDSNLLPSKFISLAELLPDHARVVSDGLYRAVDIFLKFLLQVHPNIKDSERYRLCKTIDCQKLSQEACSHAAQNERLPVQMAVQVLYFEQIRLRNAMNGNHNQFFFGAINGQFPQRSGSGAGSGAISPRDNYASVRRENRELKLEVARMRMRLTDLEKDHVSMKQELVKTHPANRLFKSFTKKLSKLNSLFRINGIKPIGVRSMP, from the exons ATGGGTGTTGTTACCGTTGGTGATTTGAAGCCAAGCATATCAGGGAAGAGATCATTTCGTCCAAGTTCCAGCATAAGGCATGCCACTGAATG gCCAATATCTGATGTTTCTAGTGATCTTACTGTTGAAGTTGGAGCCTCAAGCCTCGCCCTTCATAAG TTCCCTCTAGTTTCTAAGAGTGGAAGAATTCGGAAACTGCTGTTGGAAGCAAAAGATTCAAAAGTTTCACGCATAAATCTTCCTGCTGTTCCCGGTGGACCAGAGGCATTTGAACTAGCTGCAAAGTTCTGTTATGGAGTAAATGTTGAGATTACACTCTCAAATGTAGCTATGCTACGATGCACAGCTCATTTTCTGGAAATGACAGAGGAATTTGCAGAGAAAAATCTGGAAAGTAGAACTGAAACATATCTAAAGGAGATGGTGCTCCCCAATATATCAACCTCAATATCTGTTCTTCACCGTTGTGAAAGCCTATTGCCAATATCAGAGGAGATCAACCTGGTCAGCAGGCTTATCAATGCAGTTGCAAGTAATGCATGCAAAGAGCAGCTCACCTCAGGTTTGTTAAAACTTGATCACCATAACTTCCCTACAAAATCTATCCCAAACATGGAACCAGAAACACCAGCAGACTGGTGGGGAAAATCACTCACAGTGCTTAATCTTGATTTCTTCCAAAGGGTTCTGTCAGCAGTAAAATCCAAGGGTCTAAAACAGGATTTGATTAGCAAAATTTTGGTAAACTATGCCCATAATTCTCTTCAAGGACTCGTTGCCAAGGACCCCCACCTGGTCAAAGGAAATCTCTTGGATTTGGAATTGCAGAAGAAGCAAAGAGTCATTGTTGAAGCAATGGTTAGCTTACTACCAACACAATCAAGGAAGAGTCCTGTTCCAATGGCATTTCTTTCAAGTTTGTTGAAAACAGCGATAGCTGCATCAGCATCTACTTCGTGCAGATCGGATTTGGAGAGGCGAATTGGTCTGCAACTAGACCAGGCAATTCTAGAAGACATTTTAATACCCACAAATTCACATGGAAACAATCACAGCACACTTTATGATACAGATTCAATCTTGAGGATATTCTCCATGTTTCTGAACCTTGacgaggatgatgatgatgatagtCACTTGAGAGATGAAAGCGACATGGCATACGACTTTGACAGCCCTGGATCTCCTAAACAAAGTTCAATTCTCAAGGTATCAAAGTTATTGGACAATTATCTTGCAGAAGTTGCACTAGACTCAAACTTGCTGCCATCAAAGTTCATATCACTAGCAGAACTGCTTCCAGACCATGCTCGTGTAGTAAGTGATGGATTGTACAGAGCTGTGGATATCTTCCTCAAA ttCTTATTACAGGTTCATCCAAATATTAAGGACTCCGAGCGCTACCGACTTTGTAAAACAATTGACTGTCAGAAACTATCCCAAGAAGCCTGCAGCCATGCAGCACAGAATGAAAGGCTACCTGTGCAGATGGCTGTGCAAGTGTTATACTTTGAACAAATCCGGCTTCGGAATGCCATGAATGGGAATCACAACCAGTTCTTCTTCGGCGCAATCAATGGCCAGTTCCCTCAACGATCAGGCAGTGGTGCTGGAAGTGGAGCCATCTCACCAAGAGATAACTATGCATCAGTGAGAAGGGAGAACAGAGAACTGAAGCTTGAAGTTGCAAGAATGAGAATGAGGCTAACAGACTTAGAGAAGGACCATGTCTCCATGAAACAGGAGCTTGTAAAGACACATCCTGCCAATAGGCTATTTAAATCATTCACCAAAAAATTAAGCAAGCTGAATTCCCTGTTTCGGATTAATGGCATAAAGCCTATAGGAG TGAGATCAATGCCTTGA